From Nitratidesulfovibrio vulgaris str. Hildenborough, a single genomic window includes:
- a CDS encoding cytochrome C assembly family protein, giving the protein MISPEFLLSALVLFLYAAGTAAIVVGTVARNASMKRVANWLAITGFVVHAISLVAGLQGHTWETISKGYFLQMLSWSMLLIYLFVWWKFKLDFLSALASPFALLIYLSSFKVAEVQSKLPESLSGLFFGLHIGTLFLSFGLMAMAFGAGVLFLHMERKIKTKEPLTGFRKDLPALSTFDRVNRLCVVWGFPLFTLGIVSGFVWAHPAWGKVITWDPKEIVSLAVWVMYALLFHQRVALGWQGRKPAVMVIWIFAVSVFSLIVVNVFMPTHHSFIQQ; this is encoded by the coding sequence ATGATATCGCCTGAATTCCTGCTTTCGGCCCTCGTCCTGTTCCTCTACGCCGCGGGCACTGCCGCCATCGTCGTGGGAACCGTGGCCCGCAACGCGTCCATGAAGCGCGTCGCCAACTGGCTTGCCATCACGGGGTTCGTCGTCCACGCCATATCACTGGTCGCGGGACTACAGGGGCACACATGGGAGACCATCAGCAAGGGCTATTTCCTGCAGATGCTCTCATGGAGCATGCTGCTCATCTACCTGTTCGTGTGGTGGAAGTTCAAACTCGACTTCCTCTCCGCGCTGGCCTCGCCCTTCGCGCTGCTCATCTACCTTTCCTCGTTCAAGGTGGCAGAGGTGCAGAGCAAGCTTCCCGAGTCGCTCTCGGGCCTGTTCTTCGGGCTGCACATCGGCACGCTCTTTCTCAGCTTCGGCCTCATGGCGATGGCCTTCGGCGCCGGGGTGCTGTTCCTGCACATGGAACGCAAGATAAAGACCAAGGAGCCGCTGACGGGGTTCCGCAAGGACCTGCCCGCGCTCTCCACCTTCGACCGGGTCAACCGCCTCTGCGTAGTGTGGGGCTTTCCGCTGTTCACGCTCGGCATCGTGTCGGGCTTCGTGTGGGCGCACCCCGCGTGGGGCAAGGTCATCACGTGGGACCCCAAGGAGATCGTCTCGCTTGCGGTGTGGGTCATGTACGCCCTGCTCTTCCACCAGCGTGTGGCGCTCGGCTGGCAGGGCCGCAAGCCCGCGGTGATGGTCATATGGATCTTTGCCGTCTCGGTCTTCTCTCTCATCGTGGTGAACGTCTTCATGCCCACCCATCACAGTTTCATCCAGCAGTAA
- a CDS encoding precorrin-2 dehydrogenase/sirohydrochlorin ferrochelatase family protein: MRPYPLFMRLDGCRCLVVGAGGVGRRKLAALIPCGAAEILVLDTSPPDAELAALLACPGVRFEQRTFSADDLAGRSLVFAATGVPAANADIARLCRDGGVLCNVIDDPAAGSFIVPAHFACGDITVALSTGGHSPALARRIRMDLEAWFGNRYDGLVVLMGRLRPLVLALGDETGQNAALFRTIVGSPLVDALAAKDRQRCEDLLHTLLPVELHPHIVELLHDIA; this comes from the coding sequence TCATGCGGCTTGATGGTTGCCGATGCCTCGTCGTCGGCGCAGGCGGCGTGGGACGCCGCAAACTGGCGGCACTCATCCCCTGCGGCGCCGCCGAGATACTCGTCCTCGATACGTCGCCGCCCGATGCCGAACTGGCAGCCCTGCTCGCCTGCCCCGGCGTCCGCTTCGAACAGCGCACCTTCTCGGCCGACGACCTTGCAGGCCGTTCGCTGGTGTTCGCCGCCACAGGTGTGCCCGCAGCCAATGCCGACATCGCCCGCCTCTGCCGCGATGGCGGCGTACTCTGCAACGTCATCGACGACCCCGCAGCCGGTTCGTTCATCGTCCCGGCGCACTTCGCCTGTGGCGACATCACCGTCGCCCTGTCCACGGGGGGGCACAGCCCTGCGCTGGCACGCCGCATCCGCATGGACCTTGAAGCATGGTTCGGCAACCGTTACGACGGACTTGTGGTGTTGATGGGCAGACTTCGGCCACTCGTCCTTGCACTCGGCGACGAGACAGGGCAGAATGCGGCCCTCTTTCGCACCATCGTAGGCTCACCGCTTGTGGACGCCCTCGCCGCGAAGGACAGGCAGCGGTGTGAAGACCTTCTCCACACCCTGCTTCCCGTCGAACTGCACCCGCACATCGTGGAGTTGCTGCATGATATCGCCTGA